From the Rhodopirellula islandica genome, one window contains:
- a CDS encoding sensor histidine kinase, translating into MLILVARPSLGQTEEASGRLHDDRRIDRLHNNAWGPGDGLPSDQVFDILQTQDGYLWVGTGAGLCRFDGVKFTTFDQGNTPELASERMTQLLESRDGTLWVGSDEGGLVAFQTGRLREAKAAQELSGKRIRSIHQDHGGALWVGTDSGTWRSQASGEFQPLERAPKQVFSMAEDREGSLWMGGPDGLFRWDDANSAAVNVELTLPAGASLAVNALEADRDGSLWVGTDTAGLIHFKGVVLNRILPNSSIRLVYQDRLGVIWYAGKVGKLKRLHQGQPETNSPPWFGIGVSCIADDREGSLWLGANGSPRCLRQLTPASAVSFDHVAACVLSASDGGVWLGSNAGLSHVAARSGPETLTVDRFSKLIRSLTLAPGSDGSLWIGQKEKWVTHWAGETLSTYLLRDGLRKEPVGAIAEDRDGSVWVGYLDGGAARRDEDRFVEIEAFQNRTVHWFAQDVTGELYAGTNDGLYRGTERVSNPLLDDLPSADFRSHYIDEVGDLWLGTLGGGLCRMRDGKFTNWRVRDGLLANRVFAITDDPDDNLWIGGPDKVFFVSKQSLEDLTAGKIDQLDCQGMPLSVEGQRLGIGYPKMARSADGSVWVTRKRDTVKIPPGAINVIRKAPPVHIEQVLVDGAAVAGHDTVEFQSGTRRLAIHYTAATHAKPDAAEFRYRLTGHADDWVEADNQRVAHFTALPPGSYRFDVLGSSGYGIWNEEGATIAIVVHPRWFETAWFKTLIAMGLCAAVIVGVRGYTSSVRDHNAQLQKEVTERKEAEAILQKHQTRLKALASELTVAEERERRRIAVDLHDDVGQTLALARIQLAGARKSMNSPELGAKLDELSSTILKASQDTRHLVYDLSSPSLNELGLDEAIEEWLEEEISNRFGLKTQIVRQAEPAAPENAVGDDVNALLFRSVRELLINVVKHAKARHVVVTSEHTRNHIKISVADDGVGFDAGSEAFRASSEGGFGLFSIQERMMNLGGSLQIDSEPGKGCQAKLIVPCGHSDRSATTPESHS; encoded by the coding sequence ATGCTCATCTTGGTTGCGCGGCCGAGCCTGGGGCAGACCGAGGAAGCTTCCGGTCGCCTGCATGACGATCGCCGGATTGATCGTTTGCACAACAACGCTTGGGGACCAGGTGATGGACTACCTTCGGACCAAGTGTTCGACATCCTGCAAACTCAAGACGGTTACTTGTGGGTTGGAACCGGCGCAGGTCTGTGCCGATTCGACGGCGTCAAGTTCACCACCTTTGATCAGGGCAACACGCCGGAGCTCGCTTCGGAGCGCATGACGCAGTTGCTTGAGAGCCGCGATGGCACTCTTTGGGTCGGCTCTGACGAGGGCGGTTTGGTTGCGTTTCAAACTGGGCGACTGCGCGAGGCCAAGGCGGCGCAGGAACTTTCCGGCAAAAGGATTCGTTCGATTCATCAGGATCATGGCGGTGCGCTGTGGGTGGGTACCGATTCAGGCACGTGGCGATCGCAGGCGAGTGGTGAATTTCAACCGCTCGAGCGCGCACCCAAGCAAGTCTTTTCGATGGCGGAAGACCGTGAAGGCAGTCTCTGGATGGGCGGGCCGGACGGTTTGTTTCGCTGGGACGACGCGAACTCCGCCGCCGTGAACGTTGAGTTGACTTTGCCCGCAGGAGCGAGCCTCGCGGTGAATGCACTGGAAGCGGATCGCGATGGCAGCCTTTGGGTGGGCACCGACACGGCGGGGCTGATCCATTTCAAAGGTGTTGTGCTCAATCGCATTTTGCCGAACTCAAGCATTCGACTGGTCTATCAGGATCGTCTGGGCGTGATCTGGTATGCGGGGAAGGTCGGAAAGCTGAAACGATTGCATCAGGGTCAACCGGAGACGAACAGTCCGCCTTGGTTCGGTATCGGTGTCAGTTGTATCGCGGATGATCGTGAGGGAAGTTTGTGGCTGGGTGCCAACGGTTCGCCTCGCTGCCTGCGTCAATTGACGCCCGCTTCGGCTGTTTCTTTCGACCACGTTGCGGCTTGTGTCCTTTCCGCATCCGATGGCGGCGTCTGGCTGGGCTCCAACGCGGGACTCTCGCATGTTGCAGCGAGAAGTGGTCCGGAAACGCTCACCGTGGATCGGTTCTCCAAACTCATTCGCTCTCTGACGCTGGCACCAGGTAGCGATGGGTCGCTTTGGATCGGGCAAAAAGAGAAGTGGGTTACTCACTGGGCCGGCGAAACTTTGTCGACGTATTTGCTTCGCGATGGACTTCGCAAAGAACCTGTCGGAGCAATCGCCGAGGATCGTGATGGCAGCGTGTGGGTGGGTTACCTGGACGGGGGTGCCGCGCGACGGGATGAAGATCGCTTTGTCGAAATCGAAGCCTTCCAGAATCGAACCGTCCATTGGTTTGCCCAAGACGTCACGGGCGAACTTTATGCCGGAACAAACGACGGCTTGTATCGCGGGACAGAGCGTGTCAGCAATCCGTTGCTTGACGACTTGCCGAGCGCCGATTTCCGATCTCATTACATCGATGAAGTCGGCGACCTTTGGTTGGGGACCCTGGGCGGCGGTTTGTGCCGGATGAGGGACGGGAAGTTTACAAATTGGCGCGTTCGCGATGGCCTGCTGGCAAACCGTGTCTTTGCCATCACGGATGATCCCGACGACAACCTATGGATCGGCGGGCCCGACAAAGTCTTTTTCGTTTCCAAACAAAGCCTGGAGGACTTGACCGCAGGGAAGATTGATCAACTTGATTGCCAAGGGATGCCACTGTCGGTGGAAGGTCAACGATTGGGCATCGGTTATCCAAAGATGGCCAGATCGGCTGACGGATCGGTGTGGGTCACACGGAAACGCGACACCGTAAAAATTCCTCCCGGCGCGATCAATGTCATCCGGAAAGCTCCGCCGGTGCACATTGAACAGGTGCTCGTTGATGGCGCCGCGGTAGCCGGCCACGACACGGTGGAATTTCAGTCGGGGACGCGCCGATTGGCAATCCATTACACTGCCGCGACACATGCCAAGCCCGATGCCGCTGAGTTTCGGTACCGACTGACAGGGCATGCCGACGACTGGGTCGAGGCTGACAATCAGCGAGTTGCCCATTTTACGGCGTTGCCTCCTGGAAGTTATCGGTTTGATGTGTTGGGGAGCAGTGGATACGGCATCTGGAATGAGGAAGGGGCGACAATCGCGATCGTTGTCCATCCACGTTGGTTCGAAACCGCTTGGTTCAAAACGCTGATCGCAATGGGGCTATGCGCAGCGGTGATCGTGGGAGTGCGGGGCTACACATCATCCGTTCGAGACCACAACGCCCAATTGCAGAAGGAGGTCACGGAACGAAAAGAGGCAGAAGCGATTCTTCAAAAGCACCAGACGAGACTCAAAGCACTCGCGTCAGAGTTGACCGTTGCCGAAGAACGTGAACGCCGGCGGATCGCTGTGGATCTGCACGATGATGTTGGACAGACGCTTGCGCTCGCCCGAATTCAACTGGCAGGGGCACGAAAGTCAATGAATTCGCCCGAACTGGGTGCCAAGCTCGATGAACTTTCGTCAACCATTTTGAAAGCGTCTCAAGACACCCGGCACCTTGTTTACGATCTCAGTTCACCGTCACTCAATGAGCTCGGGCTCGACGAGGCGATCGAAGAATGGTTGGAGGAAGAAATTTCGAATCGTTTCGGCCTCAAGACTCAAATCGTCCGTCAGGCCGAGCCAGCGGCGCCGGAAAATGCTGTTGGCGACGATGTCAATGCACTGCTCTTTCGCAGCGTCCGCGAACTGCTTATCAACGTGGTGAAGCATGCGAAAGCTCGCCATGTCGTTGTCACGTCGGAGCATACCCGCAATCACATCAAAATCTCTGTCGCGGACGACGGGGTTGGATTTGACGCCGGTTCGGAAGCTTTTCGGGCCAGTTCAGAAGGAGGGTTCGGTTTGTTCAGTATCCAAGAACGGATGATGAACCTCGGTGGCTCGTTGCAGATCGACTCAGAACCGGGCAAGGGTTGTCAGGCGAAACTGATCGTTCCTTGCGGCCATTCGGACAGATCCGCGACCACGCCAGAGAGCCACTCATGA
- a CDS encoding WYL domain-containing protein, translated as MGTQRKRHPELLRLITLGRGEPTSIVYRSARSTKPVSDDTHSYGLAEHNGALHVVGHSCHHGEIRTWTIDRMESAEVTELPFVRPADFRLSKHFEGAFAVIAGNDPVTVRIRFRGSAARDAAEHKINATQTEMPGPGGSLDISVRLTSTIEIKSYLLSFGASAEVIEPQSLRTEVAQELQQALTRYASDQASPSDQAGSAKP; from the coding sequence ATGGGAACGCAGCGGAAGCGTCATCCAGAATTACTGCGTTTGATCACGCTGGGTCGGGGCGAACCGACCTCCATCGTCTATCGCTCGGCTCGCTCGACCAAGCCTGTCAGCGACGACACCCATTCGTATGGCTTGGCCGAGCACAACGGCGCGTTGCACGTGGTCGGTCATTCCTGTCATCACGGCGAGATCCGAACCTGGACGATCGACCGGATGGAGTCCGCCGAGGTCACCGAGCTCCCCTTCGTCCGCCCCGCTGACTTCCGTCTGTCAAAGCACTTCGAAGGTGCCTTCGCCGTGATCGCGGGCAACGATCCCGTGACCGTCCGCATCCGCTTTCGAGGCAGCGCGGCCCGCGACGCAGCCGAGCACAAGATCAACGCCACACAAACGGAGATGCCCGGTCCCGGCGGCAGTCTCGATATCAGCGTGAGGCTGACCAGCACGATTGAAATCAAGAGCTACCTCCTCAGCTTCGGCGCCTCCGCCGAAGTCATCGAACCCCAATCACTCCGCACCGAAGTCGCCCAAGAGCTGCAGCAAGCTCTCACCCGCTACGCCAGCGACCAAGCGTCCCCAAGCGATCAGGCTGGGAGTGCAAAACCATGA
- a CDS encoding lipase family protein: protein MGRILKVAVFTSILFVSPGFTYAQDVSSAMGTRTYQLDGIGSASFKNIPALLREKWNTRAEVRWDIAKPLSAIAYQVYEEEPIITRYFLSSMGFDLVTEIRHESMYAYVAATDDVMVIAFRGTNLTSLSDWHVNWRYKQVLHHGHYFHEGFVEKYLAMSGKIRESIIQHKPKHIWITGHSLGGALATICAVDLAHAGQMQPNLCTFGQPRVTDSAGAEWLNKLLLKRYARFVNGSDIVPSLPPTYPYIRTYGHAGDLYAFGMQELTISDSSMTAPATTTAFCDQCGRPAPTHPPAPIYQSTAELPPLDQQEYEALLRQEQISSQMHGKNDAGENAMRAGLFDYFLDHKMRKYLRAIESFGSAETTLTIPGR from the coding sequence ATGGGTCGCATTCTGAAAGTTGCTGTGTTCACGTCCATTCTTTTCGTTTCCCCGGGGTTCACTTACGCCCAAGACGTCTCTAGCGCCATGGGGACTCGCACCTATCAACTTGATGGAATTGGATCGGCGTCGTTTAAGAACATCCCCGCCCTATTGCGAGAGAAATGGAACACTCGTGCCGAGGTGCGTTGGGACATCGCAAAGCCCTTATCGGCAATCGCCTATCAAGTGTACGAAGAAGAACCGATTATCACGCGCTACTTCCTAAGTAGCATGGGGTTCGATCTAGTAACGGAGATCCGCCATGAATCGATGTACGCCTATGTCGCCGCTACAGATGACGTGATGGTAATCGCCTTTCGCGGGACCAACTTGACCAGCCTTTCAGATTGGCATGTCAATTGGCGATACAAACAAGTCCTGCACCATGGGCACTATTTCCATGAGGGATTCGTCGAGAAGTATCTTGCGATGAGCGGCAAAATTCGCGAATCCATCATCCAACACAAACCAAAACATATTTGGATCACTGGGCACAGTCTCGGCGGTGCTTTAGCGACGATTTGCGCTGTCGATCTCGCACACGCAGGGCAAATGCAACCAAATCTCTGCACGTTCGGGCAGCCACGCGTTACTGATTCTGCTGGCGCAGAGTGGCTAAATAAGTTGCTACTAAAACGTTACGCTCGCTTCGTCAACGGAAGCGATATCGTACCCAGCTTACCCCCGACTTACCCGTATATTCGCACCTACGGCCATGCTGGAGATTTGTATGCATTCGGAATGCAAGAACTGACAATTTCCGATTCAAGTATGACTGCACCCGCAACAACAACGGCATTTTGTGATCAATGCGGACGGCCCGCTCCCACACATCCTCCCGCGCCCATTTACCAATCCACCGCCGAACTCCCGCCTTTAGATCAACAGGAGTACGAAGCGCTGCTGCGGCAAGAACAAATCTCGTCGCAAATGCATGGTAAGAACGATGCGGGTGAAAACGCTATGCGTGCCGGGCTATTCGACTATTTCCTTGACCACAAAATGCGAAAGTATTTGAGAGCAATCGAAAGTTTTGGTTCGGCGGAAACGACATTGACTATCCCTGGGCGATAG
- a CDS encoding DUF1501 domain-containing protein: protein MTPFLNRRHFLTQATTGLSSIALASLLDQQSLLADPGPIRPKIDPTQPFAARETHHPAAAKNVLVIFCAGACSQIDTFDYKPELIKRHGQPMPGAESLVTFQGEQGMLTKSPWEFKPRGESGKMISDLVPQLAGLADDMCFLHSLTGKTNTHGPGENFMSTGYTLDGFPSMGAWATWSLGTENENLPAYVAIADPRGTPQSSVNNWGAGFLPAAFQGTELSALRPLGNLDIPPGVSSKTDRATLAFLERMNKRHLEHFPGDSELSARISSYQLAARMQLSVPEVADLSSEPQSILREYGADDSQNTLKAQFAKNCILARRLIENGVRFVQLFNGAYQTGGEGVSNWDGHKSLQQQYNQHGPVLDQPCAALLRDMKRRGLLKETLVVWMTEFGRMPTFQKGASGRDHNPDGFTAWMMGAGVKAPFTYGATDEFSYKAAENVTTVYDLHATILHLLGLNHKRLTYYHNGFERRLTDVHGQVIQEILST, encoded by the coding sequence ATGACTCCTTTCCTGAATCGACGACACTTTTTGACTCAGGCGACGACGGGATTGAGCAGCATCGCGTTGGCGAGTTTGCTTGATCAACAATCGCTGCTTGCAGATCCGGGGCCGATTCGACCGAAGATTGATCCGACGCAACCCTTCGCGGCTCGCGAAACGCATCATCCCGCGGCGGCCAAAAACGTGCTGGTCATTTTTTGTGCCGGTGCGTGCAGCCAGATCGATACCTTCGATTACAAACCCGAGTTGATCAAACGGCATGGTCAGCCCATGCCCGGAGCCGAGTCGCTGGTGACGTTTCAAGGCGAACAAGGGATGCTGACCAAGAGCCCATGGGAATTCAAACCGCGTGGCGAGTCCGGCAAGATGATTTCAGATCTGGTGCCGCAACTAGCAGGACTCGCCGACGACATGTGCTTCCTTCATTCGTTGACCGGCAAAACGAACACGCACGGTCCAGGCGAAAATTTCATGTCGACGGGGTACACACTCGATGGTTTCCCTAGCATGGGCGCGTGGGCGACCTGGTCGCTCGGAACCGAGAACGAAAATCTGCCTGCCTACGTCGCCATTGCTGATCCGCGTGGCACGCCGCAGTCGAGTGTCAACAATTGGGGAGCAGGGTTTCTGCCCGCAGCCTTTCAGGGAACCGAGCTCAGTGCGCTCCGGCCGCTGGGCAACCTCGACATTCCGCCCGGGGTCAGCTCCAAGACCGATCGAGCAACGCTCGCTTTTTTGGAGCGAATGAACAAGCGGCATCTCGAACACTTCCCGGGCGACAGCGAACTGTCAGCGAGAATTTCCAGCTACCAGCTCGCGGCGCGGATGCAGTTGAGTGTTCCCGAAGTCGCGGATTTGTCGAGCGAACCGCAGAGCATCCTCCGCGAATACGGAGCGGATGATTCGCAGAACACTTTGAAAGCACAATTCGCGAAGAACTGCATCCTCGCGCGGCGACTGATCGAAAACGGAGTCCGCTTTGTGCAACTGTTCAATGGCGCGTATCAAACCGGTGGCGAAGGCGTCAGCAATTGGGACGGACACAAGTCGCTTCAGCAACAGTACAACCAGCATGGTCCGGTGCTGGATCAGCCTTGCGCGGCCCTGCTTCGAGACATGAAGCGGCGCGGGTTGTTGAAAGAGACCCTGGTCGTTTGGATGACAGAGTTTGGTCGCATGCCGACGTTTCAAAAGGGAGCCAGCGGACGCGATCACAACCCAGACGGATTCACAGCTTGGATGATGGGAGCCGGCGTGAAAGCACCGTTCACCTACGGCGCGACCGACGAGTTCAGTTACAAGGCCGCCGAGAATGTCACCACCGTGTACGACCTTCACGCCACGATTTTGCATTTGCTCGGTTTGAACCACAAACGGCTCACCTACTATCACAACGGCTTCGAACGCCGCCTGACGGACGTGCACGGGCAGGTGATCCAAGAGATCCTCAGCACCTGA
- a CDS encoding PSD1 and planctomycete cytochrome C domain-containing protein, whose amino-acid sequence MKLKQASQSFQAQCLLAVSLIVFSACEAEAVDFATEIEPILQAHCLDCHGPEEQESQFRLDRLAPLLSGGNSGEPAVVPGKPDESFLLKLIRHAEPGMEMPPGESLPKGEIELIERWIGEGAMTPESYGPAKTEVDLTHWAFQPVKRPQAKGIDEFVRRKLTGNGLTQSPAAERRVLVRRLYLVMLGIPPTPEQVEAFVTDESEDAWQTLVETVLASSHYGERGATFWLDLVRFGETHGYEMNRERPTAWPYRDWIIHSLNDDKPYDEFVRQQIAGDALGADVATGFLVAGPVDQVQGSDPQLRQAQRMNELDDMINTTGTAFLGLTTGCARCHNHKFDPISQRDYYAMQAVFAGVQHGDRELPPSPEIKQQLAANEAEIAELTDRLKKFILQEDLNQRPPVNAKRNEEVFEKRKARFIRFTIERTTGGEGCIDELEIHAEGTNVALASRGAKATSSGDFVHPKHQLTHINDGRHGNDRSWIVDSAQGGWVQIELDAPAVIDRVVWGRDREGQYADRLPIEYRIESAMEANQWELLSSSADREVFAGGKPSGPEYQFSKFSDAEATQGRAWLKRLQSAREERKELEKSTRVYAGRFSQPGPTHRLYRGEPEAKREQVAPDAIEVFTSLNLAFDASERERRLALATWIASKDNPLTARVIVNRLWQFHFGTGIVDTPSDFGLNGSPPSHPELLDWLASELMDQDWSLKHIHRLILNSDTWRQSNRPNVDAMRADATSRLLWRYPPRRLEAEAIRDSILAVTGVLDLEKVGGPGFSPFEVEMENVRHYHAKKTFGPEDWRRMIYMTKVRQEREQVFGAFDCPDASMVVPKRSRSTTPLQALNLLNSPFVMQQAELFARRLERESETRSQQITLAWQLCFQRDPTEEELADSQTFIQQEGIQQFTRAMLNANEFVFVP is encoded by the coding sequence ATGAAACTAAAACAAGCAAGCCAGTCCTTCCAGGCCCAATGTCTGCTCGCTGTTTCGCTGATAGTTTTTTCAGCGTGCGAAGCAGAAGCGGTTGATTTTGCAACCGAGATCGAACCGATCCTCCAGGCTCATTGCCTGGATTGTCATGGGCCGGAGGAGCAGGAAAGTCAATTCCGATTGGATCGCTTGGCGCCCCTGCTCTCTGGCGGGAATTCGGGAGAGCCTGCCGTGGTGCCAGGAAAACCGGATGAGAGCTTTCTGTTGAAGCTGATTCGGCACGCGGAACCAGGCATGGAGATGCCGCCGGGTGAATCGTTGCCGAAGGGCGAGATCGAACTGATCGAACGCTGGATCGGCGAGGGTGCCATGACGCCGGAGAGCTATGGCCCCGCGAAAACGGAAGTCGATCTCACGCACTGGGCATTCCAGCCCGTGAAGCGTCCGCAAGCGAAAGGGATCGACGAGTTCGTTCGACGAAAATTGACAGGCAATGGCTTGACGCAGTCGCCTGCTGCCGAGCGACGCGTTTTGGTTCGTCGGTTGTATCTGGTCATGCTCGGGATCCCGCCCACGCCCGAGCAAGTGGAAGCGTTCGTGACGGATGAAAGCGAGGATGCTTGGCAGACGCTCGTGGAAACGGTTCTCGCCAGTTCTCATTACGGAGAACGTGGGGCGACGTTCTGGTTGGATTTGGTGCGGTTCGGCGAAACGCATGGTTATGAAATGAATCGTGAGCGACCGACTGCATGGCCATACCGCGATTGGATCATCCACTCTCTCAATGACGACAAGCCGTACGACGAATTCGTTCGACAGCAAATCGCTGGCGATGCTCTGGGGGCGGATGTCGCCACGGGCTTTCTCGTGGCTGGGCCAGTCGATCAAGTGCAAGGGTCCGATCCGCAACTGCGGCAGGCTCAGCGGATGAACGAACTGGACGACATGATCAACACCACCGGCACGGCGTTCTTGGGACTGACGACCGGCTGTGCGAGATGCCACAATCACAAGTTCGATCCCATCAGCCAACGCGATTATTACGCGATGCAAGCCGTGTTCGCTGGCGTCCAGCACGGCGATCGTGAGTTGCCGCCTTCACCCGAAATCAAACAGCAACTCGCGGCAAACGAGGCGGAGATCGCCGAACTAACGGACCGGTTGAAAAAGTTTATCCTCCAAGAGGATTTGAACCAGCGCCCGCCGGTCAATGCCAAGCGGAACGAAGAGGTCTTTGAGAAACGAAAAGCACGTTTCATTCGTTTCACCATCGAAAGAACCACCGGCGGCGAAGGTTGCATCGACGAGTTGGAGATCCACGCGGAAGGGACCAATGTGGCTCTGGCGAGCCGCGGTGCCAAAGCGACATCGTCCGGCGACTTCGTGCATCCCAAGCATCAACTGACGCATATCAACGATGGGCGTCACGGCAATGATCGCAGCTGGATTGTCGACTCGGCCCAAGGCGGCTGGGTCCAAATTGAACTCGACGCTCCCGCCGTCATCGACCGCGTTGTTTGGGGCCGTGATCGCGAAGGCCAGTACGCCGATCGCTTGCCGATCGAGTATCGCATTGAATCCGCGATGGAAGCGAACCAGTGGGAGTTGTTGTCGTCGTCTGCGGATCGAGAAGTTTTCGCAGGTGGCAAACCCTCCGGACCCGAGTATCAGTTTTCGAAGTTTTCGGATGCGGAGGCGACCCAGGGTAGAGCGTGGCTGAAGCGGTTGCAGTCGGCTCGCGAAGAGAGGAAAGAACTCGAGAAATCAACACGGGTTTATGCAGGGAGGTTCTCGCAGCCTGGTCCGACGCATCGTCTGTACCGCGGCGAACCGGAGGCCAAGCGTGAGCAAGTTGCCCCGGATGCGATCGAAGTCTTCACCTCGTTGAATCTGGCGTTCGACGCGTCCGAGCGTGAACGTCGATTGGCGTTGGCAACTTGGATTGCCAGCAAAGACAATCCCTTGACGGCGCGCGTGATCGTCAACCGGTTGTGGCAATTCCACTTCGGCACCGGCATTGTCGACACCCCCAGCGACTTCGGGCTCAACGGCTCGCCGCCAAGTCACCCGGAGTTGCTCGACTGGTTGGCCAGCGAACTGATGGATCAGGATTGGTCACTGAAACACATTCATCGACTGATCTTGAATTCTGACACCTGGCGTCAAAGCAACCGGCCGAACGTGGATGCCATGCGAGCCGATGCGACATCGCGTCTGCTGTGGCGATACCCGCCGCGAAGATTGGAAGCGGAAGCAATTCGCGATTCCATTTTGGCTGTCACGGGAGTGCTGGATCTGGAAAAGGTGGGCGGTCCTGGGTTCAGTCCGTTCGAAGTCGAGATGGAAAATGTACGCCACTATCATGCGAAGAAAACGTTTGGCCCCGAGGATTGGCGACGGATGATTTACATGACGAAGGTGAGACAAGAACGTGAGCAGGTGTTCGGTGCCTTCGATTGCCCCGATGCGAGCATGGTGGTGCCCAAACGCAGTCGTTCGACCACACCGCTGCAAGCATTGAATCTGCTCAACAGCCCTTTTGTCATGCAGCAAGCCGAGTTGTTCGCGCGACGTCTGGAACGGGAATCGGAAACGCGGTCGCAGCAGATCACTCTCGCGTGGCAGTTGTGTTTTCAGCGGGATCCGACCGAGGAAGAATTGGCCGATAGCCAAACGTTCATCCAACAAGAAGGCATCCAGCAGTTCACCCGCGCGATGCTGAATGCCAATGAGTTTGTCTTTGTTCCGTGA
- a CDS encoding LolA family protein has translation MAVPLLGCDRETDDRLPTASQILDRMATTYSECQTYTDSGTLTTTYLSDEGESSEVKPFATAMIRPHQFRFEFSVEGDSQSRYIVCRDQGQVRTWWDVGRRSERPYSLGLGLAGATGVSGGSAHTIPALLLPREVGGRKLTDVTKTKRGDDQQQGDHACFTIEAQFSGDPITIWIDQESYLVRRIDSQSEFDDFTSQDVTIYDPVINSTIDPSLLKFRAPY, from the coding sequence ATGGCGGTCCCATTGCTCGGTTGCGATCGAGAGACAGACGATCGTCTACCCACTGCTTCGCAGATACTCGACCGGATGGCGACCACCTATTCTGAATGCCAAACCTACACCGATTCAGGCACACTGACGACAACTTACCTGTCCGATGAAGGCGAATCCTCGGAGGTCAAACCGTTTGCAACCGCCATGATTCGTCCGCATCAATTCCGTTTCGAGTTCAGTGTCGAGGGTGATTCGCAGTCCCGATACATCGTTTGTCGAGACCAGGGTCAGGTACGGACGTGGTGGGACGTTGGGCGACGATCAGAACGGCCCTACTCATTGGGCCTTGGGTTGGCAGGCGCGACCGGCGTCTCGGGAGGGTCTGCCCACACCATTCCAGCCTTGCTACTGCCAAGAGAAGTCGGCGGGCGCAAGTTGACAGACGTTACCAAAACGAAACGAGGTGATGACCAGCAACAGGGCGATCATGCGTGCTTCACAATCGAAGCCCAGTTTTCTGGTGACCCGATCACGATCTGGATCGATCAAGAATCCTACCTTGTCCGTCGGATCGACAGCCAATCTGAATTTGATGACTTCACGTCGCAAGACGTGACAATCTATGACCCCGTAATCAATTCCACCATCGATCCATCTTTGCTGAAATTTCGTGCACCCTACTAA